CACCATCAGCCCGACCCAGGCAGCACGGCCCAGTTGAGGCGGCAGGTCGGCCAGCGCCACCGGGTCGAACAGTGCGGCGAGGCCGCTGCCCTCGAACCAGATCAGGCTCTCCAGGTTGCCGTAGAGGGCGTGCTCGACGTCCAGGTGCACCCCGCCGGCGCCGTGCCACTCCAGCAGCAGCACGCCCAGGGCGAATAGGCTGGTGAACACCACGCCCATGGCAGCGCTGCCCTCCACCCGCCCCAGGCGGCGGATCAGCTCGATCAGCGCCACCGTCACCAGGGCGGCCACCCCGGCGCCCAGCATCATCGCCAGGGACGCCAGGGTGCCGGTGATCAGGAAGCTCACCACGATGCCGGGCAGCGCCACATGGCTGATGGCATCGCCAATCAGGCTCTGGCGGCGCAGCACCAGGAAGTTGCCGAGCAGGGCACAGGTCATCGAGATGATGATGGCGATCGTCAGCGGCACCAGGCTGAACATCATGAACTCGTTCACCGTGCCACCTCCGCGGGCGGCAACTCCGCCTCCAGGGCCATGATGGCGTCCGCCGAGAGCACCTGGCCGATCGGCGTCAGGCCGGCATGTTCACGGTGCAGGGCGTCGTCGGGGTAGCGCCGACGATAGAGCGCCCAGAGGCGCTCCTCGTGCTCGGCGTCGCGCGCCGCCGCCTGGCCCGCCGGGGTGGCCACCCCGTCGCGGCGCACATGGCCGCGCCGCCGCAGCAGCTTGAGGGTCAGGCCATCGAAGATCGGCTCGTCCCGCCCCAGGGCGAGCAGCCCCTGGCGCAGATGCACCCGGCGGCGCAGGCGGCGATAGGCGAGCAGCGAGGCCAGCACACCGCGACGCGGCGAGAACAGGAAGGAGACCAGGAACAGCGTGAAGGCGGCGAGCACGATCAGCGGCCCGGTGGGCAGCCCCTCGCGCACGCTGGAGAGCGAGACGCCGAGATAGCCCGACAGGGCACCGAGCAGGGCCGCCAGCGCCACCATGCGCATGGGCTGGTCGGTCCAGAAGCGTGCCGCCACCGGCGGGATGATGGTCAGCGCCACCACCAGGATCAGCCCGGTGACCTTGAGTCCGATCACCACCACCGCCATCAGCAGCAGCAGCAGCAGCAGGTCGAGCCTGCCGGTATCGAAGCCCTGGGTGCGGGCAAAATCCGCATCGAAGCATAGCAGCAGCAGGTCACGGCGCCACACCAGCAGCGC
The Halomonas sp. H10-9-1 DNA segment above includes these coding regions:
- a CDS encoding metal ABC transporter permease, whose amino-acid sequence is MNEFMMFSLVPLTIAIIISMTCALLGNFLVLRRQSLIGDAISHVALPGIVVSFLITGTLASLAMMLGAGVAALVTVALIELIRRLGRVEGSAAMGVVFTSLFALGVLLLEWHGAGGVHLDVEHALYGNLESLIWFEGSGLAALFDPVALADLPPQLGRAAWVGLMVVGFVVVMRRPLVLASFDPDFAASLQARPALVDLLLVTLVAVAAIAAFEAVGSIIVIAMFVCPAAAARLMTNRLGAQIAWSQLFAVLAAVVGYLLAGEAPRWLGFEASLSAAGMIATVAGLILLAACLFGPCRARTGSAQRA
- a CDS encoding metal ABC transporter permease: MMMETWWRALTFTLGYNTSLVTVGAMLLAAAAGMVGSFVLLRKRALVSDAISHSTLPGLALAFLVMGVWQGDGRVLPALLAGAAASAALGLWLVQRIGERTRLGEDAAIGAVLSTFFAFGVVLITVIQTLSVRGQSGLTGYLVGATAGMLYSEALLIAACAVGLLLALLVWRRDLLLLCFDADFARTQGFDTGRLDLLLLLLLMAVVVIGLKVTGLILVVALTIIPPVAARFWTDQPMRMVALAALLGALSGYLGVSLSSVREGLPTGPLIVLAAFTLFLVSFLFSPRRGVLASLLAYRRLRRRVHLRQGLLALGRDEPIFDGLTLKLLRRRGHVRRDGVATPAGQAAARDAEHEERLWALYRRRYPDDALHREHAGLTPIGQVLSADAIMALEAELPPAEVAR